The sequence tgcaAGACATAAATAAAGGAATGAATAAAATCCTGTGGGCGTCAGATCTGAGTGGAGGAGTGCGGTGGGCAAAGATAGACAGATCAAtgagcagagagaaagaaagaaccacCCTGATAGATCtgcggtttgtgtgtgtgtgtgtgtgtgtgtgtgtgtgcctgagcCTGCCTGCCTATGGGCTCCTTGCTGGCTGGCGTTAGTTGGGCTGGCCCATCTGGAGccatagaacacacacacacacacacacacacacacacacacacacacacacacacttgttgttTCTCTCATAATGTATCACTTTCCTCCCCATCATTCCTCCTTCATCCCTCTGTCTGTCTCCTCACTGCTGCAGAACCAGCCTGACCCAATCTGGATCAGAACAAACTCAACCCACACACAAGGAGAACTCCGGAGAtacacgttaaaaacacaacagcgagtggaaatggaggagctactgaacgcctcGATGtcaaagcctaaaaactcactgatcctcctgtttttacaattgcagtccggatgcaggagttttatcactaaagagaagaagagtgaaatattttacacagacgcccccctgaaaaaataatcccgtccggatagggctataggGGTTCTCAAATATAGCGCTTTTCAACAATgttcccaacagacttacaatacTAGTGATAGGTAGCATAGAGTTACCCATACAAAGACATcgctattttacaccattaataagcagctcaaagtagctccacatttcattgTTAGAATAAAAAAGGTgttaattaaaaacactgtttatacacacaggaccTTTAGGTAGCTCTCCAGCTGCCAGAATAGATTGCAAAATTAAATCAGAAGAAATGCgtaaatattatatagatatttttaacaaaagcttgaattcagtgtaaaaaaatagtaattttttagtaactctatgcccccatcactagcattgtaagcctgttgggagcaacAAAAGCACTGTTTTTGGGAATGCTGGGGAagaacaaaagtttgtactcgttatcaaagtctatttcacactggagttctcctttaacactaCTGGCCTATccaagatcacacacacacacacacacacacacttacagaaccTGCCATGCTGAGGGGTCAGGCATTGATGTGGccctctgtacacacacacacacacacacacacacacactcggcagCACTGCATGAGGCTGGGAACACACTCTCTGGCTTATTCTCATAAGAGCCTCTGGCAGCTCAGTGATCCGGACTGGCAGGAGGCTGATAGACTGGCAGAGGAGAGGAACTGTGTGGAGCATCTCAGGTCAGGTCAACTTACCCCCTGCTGAACACCAGCGCTCAACTCCAGCAGAACCACACTGTTCTATACCGTGAGGTTCATCCAATATATCACATGGTAGCATCATGATATTTAGACTAGCATTAAAGATCCCATAGTTTACAATCCTTCATAGTTTAATGTAAAAGACGTAAACAGCCTATGTATTCAGAGTGAGTTTGGTGTAAAACGCTAGCGGTGCCAAAAAATAGATACTAGAATCATGATTCCTAGTCCTGGCGATTCTGAATCCATTTAAAATGCCGTTTTTTATTTTATCGCTCCCACCCCCGATAGTACTGCATACTGCATTATGCGTCCACTTGGCCTTCAGAGAAGAAGGCCGTCTAGGCCACCGTACTGCAAGCTAGTTAGTTATCCAGCTCCATTTATCTGAATGGAGTCTGCTAGCACGGAGCAGGAGAATagtgtgggaaaaaaaacactaaaagccAGTGTTTGAGCAGAATTTGGATTTTACAATGTCCGGGGAAGAGAGAGCTTGACATGAGCACATTAGAGTACTTCGAAAATACGTCCAAAAGCAGCAGCAGACCAGCAAACTCTGGAGCAACACAACAAACTTCCAGCTGTGAAGATTTCCCACACCATCTCCACTAAATCACAAAGGATTTAAAACCATACACCTGAGTCACGGTTTGAGTTTATGGCTATAAATGGCGATAAAACAGTGCCACAACTCTACAGTGAAACAAAGATTAAAGTGGGAAGCTCTGAATAATGCTGATAGACCAGTGCTTTTTACCGCTTTTCAGAAATCTCAACTAGTTCATAGCTTCAGTAATGTTCTGGatgtaaatcaggttaaactgcacctgaacagccgtttagcacaaacatgaggagtatatttgatagctgggtcggattgaggcctgatcacattctcaccacaaattaACCAGTCAATGAACCAGTCCGAGACCAtcttcatctcaaacccccactctggtTTTCCTCCACACTGAGTCAGTAACTCACCTCCTCTCCGAGGATCTGGGAGTACTCGATGTCCAGTTCGTGGAGGGTCTCGATGTGGTCGCTGGTGAAGGCGATGGGGACCAGCAGCAGGTTCTTCTTCCCTCTTTGACACAAGCCTTTTATGACCTCATCAGTCTGTGGCCCGAGCCAAGCCATCGGTCCCACCTGAGGAGAAACACACACATCTCAAACCTCACCTCACTGCTGCCAAATACAGATAAAAATTATAGTTGTGTTTACATAGTGTTTAAATCTGTAACAGGAACAGAGCTTAGtggttatatttaatattttttcctaCTCATTACTACATGATAATGTCTAACCCTCCTGTTCtcttccgggtcaatttgacctgttttaaagtttaaagaaaatcgagaaaaATAGTACGAAAATTGTAAGGATTTTTGGGGGGGTTTCAGATCATCTTTTGgataataaacaaacatgaaccaGCTCAGATTGACTCAGAtcactgctgttcctgacaaatgaacataacaggaaggTTAAAGCAGTAAGATAAATCACATCTACAAAATGcatctcctgatctaaagctgatgaactgagatggtgatttgaggtgatttaattgggatgagctggagcttcacagcgtgaaggaaaagcagcagctatagttcagcacctccagaaactccttccttcaagacactgagaaaactattccaggtgactctccctccctctcccaagacactgagattaaaatctcaccaagagtcttcAGATCTGAACTCAATCATACATCTGATACTTATAAAGTAGAAAGAACCTAAAGTAGAAAACacaatctggtttgtttaaaacaattcagcatgtgtttctgtagagctttaaaaaagaaaaaaaaaaacagacaggagGATTGAGTGCTCTTACACCAGACTACCACAGGATGGCAGTGTGCACCTTAAAATAGCACATACAGTACTGCCCTcacagataatatatatatacacacacaatacattacAACAGGAAAACACTTACACTGCATGGCCAGAAACATCCGGACACAGTTTCAGCTTTCATCGCGTCCAACAACTAAGAAGACTTATAAAACATTTCCCATTTTTGGGAGGAATTCTGATCAGGTCTttctttttacaataaaaattagACTTATATTTCTTATTTCATAAAAGGCACATAAAATTAAAGTTTCAACAGTAAATAATTAATAACCAAGTATTAGTCTATATATGGTTATTAATTGTATAGGATCAAAGTGTTGAAGTGTCTAAACTATAACACATAACTTGTGTAATCTCCATAAAACAGCAACAATTAAAGAAGGACATTAAAAAAGTGAGTGGGACAAAACtggaaatatattattattataattattaaaatgacaCTAAAGATAGAAGAAAATATTAAGCCCAAAAGTATGTAGCTGGTTGTGAAAgtggataaatatatatatatatatatatagtatacagtacatacatatataaaaagctaaataccTTGGACTGCCAGACCAGACGGTACGGGTTACAGTGTCCTAACCTCTCCATCACTCTCTGCACTGTAGCACCAACTTCCTGAGGGTACGGGTCTCCTCTGTTCacaacctgcacacacacacacacacacacacaattatattaCACTTCATAACTGCATATGCCTTGCTTCATAgttttaataaaggaaaaaaatgttaaatgagaaggggtgtgtccaaacttttgttatcATGTAAGATGCAAgtttgatgatcacaagccatcaaaccaaactgaactgcttaaatttttacaccaggagtaaagcagcataaagttatccaaaagcagtgtgtaagactggtggaggagaacatgatgccaagatgcatgaaaaaaaaaactgtgattaaaaagcacagtgctgttttggagatacatgtttttattggacagtgacgatatatatatatatatatatatatatatatatatatatacagctctgaaaaaaaaacctttttctatatatatatatatacagggccgctgctaaggttttggaggccctaagcataactggtcaggtagtagcaacttcgcgcggaacttgtctcctgccaaactcaagtagcgttgctactttagttaggactaaggttgccagataagttacgatttttcatcctatttgtttattttattttaagtttttaacttacacaaatattgcactggacaagtttttgtatagaatggccacatacactttaaaaatggttaaacatgcgcaagatttagcgcctccatgcattttttgattatttatttgactggaaaatgtcacatctggcaacaaccaacagagcaaaccgagcagtgccatttcaggcaataggggtgggggcattatattatgcacaaaataataacgtgccgcttttaagtagtagagtaggtgccccatgcaatgtttaaagacaaaaaagatgagcgtatcataaataattcacattgggttttaaatttaataatgtcataatttcaacacatttcattctcagtcaatttggctccctgcaactgcaaaatggttgaggcctaacgctggctgcgttgtctgcgtatgcagagcggcggccctgtatatatatatatatcgtagtGCCATTGCCCAGTGACCCACTCGCCACCCTATAATATTCATCACGTTTGTTTAGTGTGTTTAAAGTGGAGTGTGTGAAACAAACATCAGTAAAATTTTATTACCACTGTTTTATGATTCAGTTAAACAAGTTCAATGTCTTCTTTcataatgaaacacacacacacacacagctgactgAACATGTGATTTTAGTGGACTATAACACACTCTATTACGTATAAATGATGTGTGTTGGGTAAAGATTCATTCTCATACACACAGATACTCACAGACATGGGGAGGGAGTGAGCCGAGAACAGAATCACCACGTCGTCCCTCTTCTCCGGAGGAAACTTCTCCAGCTCTATACGCACATGCTCAGCAaaacactgcagagagagagacacacacacacgtatatatcaGTTTATTCACCTTACATCTACAGCTCTATACAGATTCATCCCCTTTAActtctttatattttatcttccttacaaccacaaacctcaataaaataaatgtattttattgttattttaagtgttagaccaacacaaagtatctcATAATAGCAGGTATTTTAGGTTtcgtctctaccagctttgatcatctacAGACTTTTCTAGAGATTTTAGTccgttcttctttataaatcagctgaagatcagtcaggttggatggagagcgttggtctgtgaacagcagttttcatgtctctccacagaagatcaatgagatttatgtctttaggactttaactggaacattctaacacatgaatattctctgatctaaatcattatagctccactgtagctctggctgtatgtttagggtcatcgtcttgctggaagatctcaagtcttttacagcctccaacagcttttcttcttccaggattgttctgtatttatttatctccatccatcttccctccatcaactctgaccagcttcctaaatctgtcagAGTGTTCAGGgtgaacacgaggtaaccgcacgcTTGGACTTtattcacatggttgggcacgtgcttgtaaacgtgatcacgtgtggaaagctgtgcttctcagtccagcacagtttagcagtgcagatatttccagttacagctgaattcacacttttaatcccagaaaaaacttattcttaatcttatttaccttttaaaaaagacattaaatgctgattaaagggccgattactgtagCTTTGctgttttctcgggttttgagagctcggtcCTGACTCAGCTCTGAATCGGTCCGGGAGTGagatatatattgtcgaaaaaagaacatttgcaatgtaatttttttccagtatcatgcagccctacatGAAATTATACAACACGTTATTAACATTTATTAGTTTGAACTATATACATATGTATTGCTAATATGTTCAGTTTCTAAAGCTTGTTTTCAACCTCAGAGCTACTCGAGACGCACTCCGCCACCCCATTCAGATAATGATGCAACCCTCCCACCACTTCAGCTGAAAACACGCCGACACAAACACCTGCTATTTATCCAGCATCAACACGACCATTCACTGTCTCATAGCAACTCACCGAGCTCCCACATCCAAACAGACAATTCCTCACACCATCCACCATCTACAGACTCAACCAAACACCTGAACTCAGTCATCGAGAGGAGCGTGCCAACAATTCTGTCCATCTAATGCATCTACATTCAGtataaaatgaagagatcacttcagtttctgaatcagtttctctgattttgctatttataggtttatgtttgagtaaaatgtatattattgttttattctataaactacagacaacatttctcccaaattccaaataaaaatattcttatttatatGTAGATGATCCAGCATCAGGGTCTTGAAGCGTACATTTAATAATTTATCCATGATGTGTAAAACGCAACCTCTGTACTCAGTCACTAATAACGTAACTAGTTTGTAAATCTACTAGCTATCTTGCTGTGCAGTAAATCTATACTTATATAGTTGAAGCATTGCTCTATATAATATCTGTGgggtatttttaataataatctgtGCATATTGCTTATTGTCATCTCAGTCACTATAACAGtatgtgaaactacctccaccatgtttagaagctgcaGTCGGGTAACAGGAAGCTGAAAGAAGAACTTACCTCAATCAGTAGTGGGTGGGTGGGCCACCTGTCAATCACACTCCAGCGCATCTTCGGCCTGGTGTCTCTactgctgtagtatctgtagaTGGCATTCAGGCTGCTGCctgcacacgcgcacacacacacgagaaAATGGCAATTACTTAAGgacacatacttttttttttacattctcttAAGTTCTAGATACAGtactaaataattatttgaatGTCAAGTTCGATAAGAGTTTAATGCTAAGTTTAAGTTCCAGGCATTAGCTATGTATCCTTATCAACCCATTGTTTAACCAAAAAACTCTATCAGCGGTTCCTGGGAGCCAATTAGATCATATTTGGCTCAATCTTGGTTACAGGAAGCTGCGGTACCTCATCCAACAACTTGATGGAGATGGAGCACAGCTGCAACCACTCACTAATTTCGGTAAAGTCAGAAGTCAGtctggaattattattatataaatatatttttttacacatgttCGTATGTGTAGAATGTGCAAGACTAATATGCCTTGTGGAGGAAAAAGAATAAAGACTTTAAACACCACTACTAACTGGATAATACTTCTCTCAACAAAGCAGCTTTCAGTCAACACAGTGAGTAGTAgcgctaacaaacaccactaaccacacaacaCAGCAAACACTGCAGAGCACATTTTTCCAAACACACTCAAAATAGTGACGTTTTAGCACTGGATAATTTTCGATTGCCTCATTCTTGTGGTAATCGTCTGATTGAGCTGAAAAACAATCGGCAATCAGTGATCAGCCCCTAAAACACTGATCAGTCCATCTCTAGTATTGGGTGTTAATTGAGTTACGTACAaaatatcaaatttaaaataatattaagttCACATTTCACTGCTAAATGCAGTACGTGCAGTATTACATCAGGGGGGCACAGTTATGATTATTGTTCTTGTGTTACAGGATCCGTTACATACAGGTTTTTCTGCTGATTTTAATGATTAGATGTCGGCTGATCCTGAGCCACAATCTTTAAATTCAGAGCCAAGATTTTTCACAGCTGAGCAACTTCCTGCCCAAATACCCACACAGTGTATACACAATGCACAGTGAGTATGAGACTGTGCAAGACTCAACACgtctaaaaaacatttatttaaagttaaaaacttactttaacaatattattttcatattttaaattagAACTTTTGGAAAATgcataataaaattttattaactAAGGTACTCAAGAAAAGACACTAAATTAAAAGGAAATCGTTTATATGGCTATTtagtatttagttatttagtgcttagattagtttattttatgaTAAAAACCTTAATTGACAACTTGAATgtgtttgttatttatatatatatattatatatatatatatatatatatatatatatatatatatatatatatatatatatatatatatttatttataattttttttaagtgcaaGTATCGAGTTGGGACACTAAAAAtgctcaaaatcaaatgactccctcctaatacataatatttttcacattaagcttttgtttaaacattttatcttttattatctTATAATATTTCTTTTTCTTGTGATCAGATAATTATTAAAGTTCTTCACAGCAGAGTTCTGAGTGACCGTGTACATTAGAAATAAAACTAATTATATTAGATTTGTCTTTTATAAGTGAGGACAGGTGAAAGTCTGTGTGTTACCTGTAGTGGAGCAGCTATACTGGGGATACTGGGTAAACGCTACAGCTCTCTCCACTCCATCCTTCTCCATCACCTCGATCGCCTCCTCCGTCAGCGGGTGAACATAACGGAACCCGATATAGAACTTGTGGGGAGCTGTGGATCAGAACCACAGAACAGCATTACAAacactgtacatataaatattatataaattatacagtCATGTAATAATCAGCAGCCTGTAAAAAGCTCTGCTATCAAAACACAGGGCTGGGGAAGGTATATTTGAATGAATCAGGtatattttgctgttttaagcaggGTAATATGGACATTAAAAGCAACATAGTCagcgctgtatgtgtgtgtgtgtgttagtgtgtgtgtgtgtgtgttgaagagaGGGGCGTGGGAGCCACTCGCCCACTGCTTATCATCTCCACTCccactcccccacacacacacacacaataaaccaGTTTCTTATCAGCCTTAGACTACCAGTATTGAGTGTGTCTACCAGAAACCAGAAATTCTCTGCTTATTacctgtttatttgagtttatactacgatatatatatatatataaactcaacAATTacaataacattagaataaagcaAATAAACCTAGTTAGTGTTCAGTtcagagagtgtctacctgtaattaactctttataacataataaactcaaataaacattaataataaagtcagtgatcagtgagaatgtctacctgtaattaactctttataacattagaatactaaacacaaataaacattaataaagtcagtgatcagtgagagtgtctgtaTGATGATGATATGAGTTGATGAGTTGGTCAGTTACTGAAAGAGGACTTGCCGGTTTTTCCCGCTATTTAAACGCCCTGTTTcgtggtgcagcagcagcagcagcagtaaatatgGTGTGTGTAGATACCATATCTAACACCAACCACAGCCACGGATAATACCACTAGGAGCGGGAATAATTATTGACTCAGTGGCAATAATATTGCCACTATAGAGAGGGAATCTGTAAGCATCTTATGATTTGATTACAATTAACGATTACGAGTCTGTAATGCGACTATGAAATGATTATAGAGCATCTTGATTCAACTGATTTCATCAGTTTAACTgggagctttaatggaggaaataaactaaataaagagtAGCTGCTTAATCTAATGTACTTTAGAAAgaggtgtgagtgagtgtgagacagAAGAGACAGCCAAAATAGTCAATTAAATATCCAGGGTAACTTCTGCTCCCCTAACCCCCTCCAGAGTGACGAAAAGTGACCCTcaaacaattacattttttactCCCATTACTGATCCAATAACACAATCCGCTCTGTGAGATTTCTGATCTATAACTCTAGAATTATTCTAGTGTTCAGTAGTGTTAGCCTGCTGTATATATTTCAATAAATTCAGAATTCAGAAAATACACTGACGAAACAGCTAacgtttattttcctttatttacagGCTGCATATCTAGGGGTTCATGAACATATCAAACGGTGATAAACTGAGATAAATTTGGGTTATTTAATGCTCACCGGTCTCAGGGCTCATCTCGTCCAGTAGTTTGACCATGCCCTCCCCCTGCATGGTGGTCCAGGCTTTGATGGGAGATCCTCCTCCTATCTTACTGTACTGTTCCTGGATCTTTGGGGTTCGGCGCTTGGCTATGAAAGGGCCGAGTTTGCTGCAAAGGAAAAAACACAGGAACAGCCATAATGCAGATTATATTACACTACATAATTCTATAAACATACACTATACAGACAAATTCCACAAAGACAATAAATCCTAACCTCAGTTCTACGTTAAATATCCATTTCAGAAAACTGACAACATGTACCTGGATCAAAAATCCAACCAGAATTCTGACAGAGGGCCCAATTTTAGATATTTCTATAAGCAAGAAGTCAACTAAGCACTGCGCAACAACTGGTGACTGTTGtgagggtttaaatcagtcagtggagctcctgtgttttccacaggCAAGATATCAAACACCAGAAATTCACCTCAACACCCCTCGTCTTCAGACCACCACAACGCCCACATGAACAAATAGGtaggtacatttttattttgtggaAATGCACGAATTCTAGCTGTTGCTCAAAATATCTCTATAAAAACCATGCATTTCCATACCCAGACCCAATAAGAAACAGCTTTTTCACCACCTAGATCATCAAACACCAGgttagaccatctaaaaccagcaACAAGCAGAAAACCTGGATTTCTCAGCAGAAATCCAGGCTGTGCCACACAGAGCTCATCCTTACTTCTGTACAGGAATCTGCATCAGATCCGTGTCCATGAAAAGCCGTAACAGGAAATCATGAACATCTTCCAGTTTCTCTGGTCCACCCATGTTCAGCATGAGGATCCCCGTCTTGGGTTTtctgaaacacacacatttcAGAATGCTTAATTAGATCAGAATCAGATATTTTACACATCATTAAGTGAGGAAAATTAATCAGgtcgggtcaggctcaagaaaattaCCTAagcatctgtttttaatgctatttatttattttctacaaaactatggtgtgataatcacaatatagcaaagtaagaaatttaaactgttttttttgttaagttgCACAAGCTAGAATATAAGTTATAATATCACGGCTCTGGGGCTCAATCACATGTGTCTGGACTAATCACCTGTAacctgtgtgtaactataggtttaaataggatctccggtggatttggcgtttttttttttttttttacagagactctaagactaggtcagtataggctgaactgcacagcattattacacatgttgtaaagtaacatatgacattgtaaagactgttattagtgtaaaatttgtctttattttgaaacatttttatcTGTTGTCCTTGCTGTTTGCCTATGTtcacatgtatgaatattcatgagcaagagctgaaatcctattgttcttcctcccactcctccacaagactaaagcagcattataccagAGCATCAGagcctt comes from Astyanax mexicanus isolate ESR-SI-001 chromosome 17, AstMex3_surface, whole genome shotgun sequence and encodes:
- the fech gene encoding ferrochelatase, mitochondrial, giving the protein MALLGAAVRFLQISRCGGSASLCASAPLRWQSTATAAAFASPPAPDAQESRKPKTGILMLNMGGPEKLEDVHDFLLRLFMDTDLMQIPVQNKLGPFIAKRRTPKIQEQYSKIGGGSPIKAWTTMQGEGMVKLLDEMSPETAPHKFYIGFRYVHPLTEEAIEVMEKDGVERAVAFTQYPQYSCSTTGSSLNAIYRYYSSRDTRPKMRWSVIDRWPTHPLLIECFAEHVRIELEKFPPEKRDDVVILFSAHSLPMSVVNRGDPYPQEVGATVQRVMERLGHCNPYRLVWQSKVGPMAWLGPQTDEVIKGLCQRGKKNLLLVPIAFTSDHIETLHELDIEYSQILGEECGVENIRRAESLNGNPLFFKALADLVKTHLSSNEPCSRQLTLRCPLCVNPTCGQAKAFFSSQKL